From Argopecten irradians isolate NY chromosome 2, Ai_NY, whole genome shotgun sequence, the proteins below share one genomic window:
- the LOC138314644 gene encoding S-adenosylmethionine-dependent methyltransferase Rv2258c-like, with protein MDVETYSKTISDFIAGGYITSAITLGNDLGLFEELKRLDKPVTSQQLADACKLKERYVREWLGCMVSTRIVLLDESDNYFIPDALKPGLNATDFAFIYPVMGTLTENVKKCWRADGPDGFGYEDMPRCLVDLTEGKTPDPDKVIGQLLMSITRPKESLITILDLGCGGGNITRALSRHFPDAQIYGVDYNDTAIDRAVTVAKQQGIRNETFIQANVTSLPRDWTHKFDWVILYDVLHDLPDPVNSMKEVYRVLKDDGVASIVDPGIHSNHKDNIGDSNVAGVGYAISSLICLPCSLSTKGAVGNGIGWGKEDKEAFLSNSGWIVIDKRDVESAFALNFTCVKANA; from the exons ATGGATGTAGAAACTTATTCTAAAACGATATCCGACTTTATCGCCGGGGGTTACATCACCTCGGCCATCACATTGGGGAATGACCTGGGGCTGTTTGAGGAACTCAAGCGACTGGACAAGCCAGTTACGTCACAGCAACTAGCAGACGCATGCAAGTTAAAGGAGAG GTATGTCCGTGAATGGCTGGGTTGTATGGTATCTACCAGGATCGTATTATTGGACGAATCGGACAATTACTTCATTCCAGACGCTCTGAAACCAGGACTCAATGCGACTGACTTTGCATTCATCTATCCTGTGATGGGTACTCTGACTGAGAACGTAAAGAAGTGCTGGAGAGCAGATGGACCAGATG GGTTTGGATACGAGGACATGCCTAGGTGTTTGGTAGATCTTACAGAAGGAAAAACACCGGATCCCGACAAAGTCATTGGACAGCTTCTAATGTCTATCACGAGGCCCAAAG AGTCGTTGATTACTATACTCGACCTTGGTTGTGGAGGGGGGAACATCACTCGAGCGTTAAGTAGGCACTTTCCTGACGCCCAAATCTATGGTGTTGACTACAATGACACTGCCATTGACAGGGCAGTCACAGTCGCCAAACAACAGGGCATCCGAAACGAGACATTTATTCAGGCAAATGTTACATCCCTGCCTCGCGACTGGACACACAAGTTTGACTGGGTTATTCTTTATGACGTTCTTCATGATCTGCCTGATCCGGTTAACTCCATGAAAGAAGTTTACCGCGTTCTGAAAGATGACGGCGTGGCATCTATCGTTGATCCTGGCATCCACAGCAATCACAAAGACAACATTGGGGACTCGAACGTGGCAGGGGTTGGATATGCTATCAGTTCACTGATATGTCTCCCTTGTAGTTTGTCGACAAAAGGAGCGGTCGGTAACGGAATAGGATGGGGAAAGGAAGACAAGGAAGCATTTTTGTCCAACTCCGGGTGGATTGTTATAGACAAACGGGATGTCGAAAGTGCATTTGCCTTAAACTTTACATGCGTTAAAGCAAACGCATAA